The nucleotide sequence TAATCTTAGTTTTTCCCTAATTTAATTAGTACTTTATTTTTCTTTCCTATAATTTTTCATTTAACTCCAAAATTTTTGAATATAAATCTTACTAGGCCTATAGTTCTATTTTTTATTAGCATAGTCTCCTGCATTAATTTTTCTTTTATCACCATTAATATAGCCTGTTACAAAATACCTCTTTTAGCTTGGCTAATTCTATAATACTAACTTGATTTGCTTCTTAGTATGGAAAGTGAATTTTTTGTTCTTTAAATTTAGATAAGCATAGTATCATAATAAACTTTTTTATTAATAAGGAGATCTGTAATTCTAAAACATTTTTCCTCTCAATAAAAAGCATTTAGCATCTCTTTTTATTTTCTAGGATTAGTATTTAATAATGTCTTCATGTTGATCAATAAAAATCTTTTGAATCTATTAGCTGGTAAAATAGTACATAAAAATAATACTCTTAGTTAAGAAAAGGTTTATACACTATTCTCAACTAAGAGTATTTTACTTTAATATAATATATGCATTACAAGTGCAACTAGTGGAATTGCAATAAGTGTTCTTTCAAAGAAGATTATTACTAATTCACGTGCTTTAACAGGCATTTTAGTTGCTAAAATCAATGATGCAGTTTCTGAGAAAAATATAATCTGTACCATAGATACAACTACAATAAAGAATCTTGCAGCTTCTGTCATTACAGTTATATGACTTTTTATCATCAGTACAGGGAGAAACATTTCTGCAATTCCAACTGTTAATGCAGGAGCAATAATTTCAGGTGATGGTACACCGCAAATCTTTAAAAGAGGTAAAAAAATCATTCCTATCCATTCAAATACCGGTGTATACTCAGCAATAATAAGACCTATTATACCTGCAGCAACAGTAAATGATAATACTTTTGGCATAACTGACATAGCTTCTTTAATATTAGTTTTTATATGTTTTGTAATATTCTCAGAAAGCAATGCTTTTTTTGCAGCTCTTGATACAGCTTTATTTACTAGGCTTTCAGAAGTTGTATCGAGAGTTTTTCTATCTTCTTCTGTTTGAACTTTACCATTGTAATAAACATCTTCTCTGTTTTTTAATGGTGGTATTCTACACATTATAATAGAAATCACAAAAGATAAAAATAGTGATAGAAAATAAATTTTTGAAAAATCATGTCCCATACCTGCCGTTGAAATTACCACTGACGCAAATCCAACACTTACGGCACTAAAACACGTTGTAATTACAATTGCTTCTCTTTTTGTGTAAACATTGTTTTTATATAAATTATTAGTTATTAGAACTGCAACTGATGATGATGAAACAAATGAAGATATAGCATCTACAGAACTTTTCCCAGGAACTCTGAATATTGGACGCATCAATGGTTCCATCAGTGTTCCTATAAAATCGATTCCTCCATAGTTAAGTAAAAACGGCATAAAAATTGCGCTCAACGGAAGAACCCATAATGTTGCCAAAACTACGCCATTTATAACTACTCCTCCAATGTCAGGTGAAACAATAAATTCAGGACCGCTAAACCATGAAAAACTTCGATCGATAGTAAATAATACCATGAATACTGCACCTGCCAAATATATAAAAGGATGCGCCTTGGAATCTCCACTGTAAAGGTCATATAACTTACTGTCTTTTGATGCCTTATACTTACCATAAAAACTAATTATTGCATTTCCAGCTATGAAAAATGCACATATCCAAAGCCCCGCTATTCCAATCATTTTTTTCAATGTTCCGTAAATATATCCGAATAATATAGTAGATTCACCATTAATAGATAATGGTATGAAAAATATGAACAATGCTATTGTTGTGAAAATTAATGCTTTAATCAAACCCTTTTTTCTCTGA is from Abyssisolibacter fermentans and encodes:
- a CDS encoding YjiH family protein, yielding MKTEKTITENYIDLHNKKHYSEAELNDMNFIDSIKVDNNQRKKGLIKALIFTTIALFIFFIPLSINGESTILFGYIYGTLKKMIGIAGLWICAFFIAGNAIISFYGKYKASKDSKLYDLYSGDSKAHPFIYLAGAVFMVLFTIDRSFSWFSGPEFIVSPDIGGVVINGVVLATLWVLPLSAIFMPFLLNYGGIDFIGTLMEPLMRPIFRVPGKSSVDAISSFVSSSSVAVLITNNLYKNNVYTKREAIVITTCFSAVSVGFASVVISTAGMGHDFSKIYFLSLFLSFVISIIMCRIPPLKNREDVYYNGKVQTEEDRKTLDTTSESLVNKAVSRAAKKALLSENITKHIKTNIKEAMSVMPKVLSFTVAAGIIGLIIAEYTPVFEWIGMIFLPLLKICGVPSPEIIAPALTVGIAEMFLPVLMIKSHITVMTEAARFFIVVVSMVQIIFFSETASLILATKMPVKARELVIIFFERTLIAIPLVALVMHILY